In a genomic window of Salmo trutta chromosome 32, fSalTru1.1, whole genome shotgun sequence:
- the LOC115171942 gene encoding stonustoxin subunit beta-like, giving the protein MKPGLRKYACDLTLDPNTIYRYLSLSEGNKKVTHMGRNHPYPDHQERFENCGEVLCRESLTGRCYWEVEWSGRGEEEWSGGDADIGVAYKGISRREGGEDCWLGYNDKSWILRCSNKSYSARHNNNSTTIDVPSSSSHRVGVYLDWSAGTLSFYRASSDTLTHLYTFHTTFTEPLYPGFHLWGCSASASLCQVVSVSNRT; this is encoded by the exons atgaaacctgggcttagaaaat AtgcctgtgatctcacactggacccaaacacaatATACAgatacctctctctgtctgagggtaACAAAAAGGTGACACATATGGGAAGGAACCATCCATATCCTGATCACCAAGAGAGATTTGAGAACTGTGGagaggtgctgtgtagagagagtctgactggacgctgttactgggaggtagagtggagtgggagaggagaggaagagtggaGTGGGGGAGATGCTGATATAGGAGTggcatataaaggaatcagcaggagagaaGGGGGTGAGGACTGTTGGCTTGGATACAATGACAAATCCTGGATTCTGCGCTGCTCTAACAAAAGTTACTCTGCCAGGCACAATAATAAttccactaccatagacgtcccctcctccagctcccacagagtaggagtgtatctggactggtcagccggcactctgtccttctatagagcctcctctgacacactgacccacctgtacACATTCCacaccacattcactgagcccctctatccagggtttcaTCTTTGGGGTTGTAGCGCCTCAGCATCCCTTTGTCAGGTGGTCTCTGTGTCAAACAGAACATGA
- the LOC115171946 gene encoding stonustoxin subunit beta-like — PGLRKYACDLTLDPNTIYRQLSLSEGNKKVTHMGRSHPYPDHPERFENCGEVLCRESLTGRCYWEVEWSGRGEAEWSGRRVDIGVAYKGISRREGREDCWLGYNDKSWILRCSNKSYSARHNNNSTTIDVPSSSSHRVGVYLDWPAGTLSFYRASSDTLTHLYTFHTTFTEPLYPGFHLWGCSASVSLCQVDLSNNHLKDSGVKLLSAGLGNPHCKLETLRSVFL; from the coding sequence atgcctgtgatctcacactggacccaaacacaatATACAGacagctctctctgtctgagggtaACAAAAAGGTGACACATATGGGAAGGAGCCATCcatatcctgatcacccagagagatttgagaaCTGTGGagaggtgctgtgtagagagagtctgactgggcgctgttactgggaggtagagtggagtgggagaggGGAGGCAGAGTGGAGTGGGAGAAGGGTTGACATAGGAGTggcatataaaggaatcagcaggagagaagggagagaggactgTTGGCTTGGATACAATGACAAATCCTGGATTCTGCGCTGCTCTAACAAAAGTTACTCTGCCAGGCACAATAATAAttccactaccatagacgtcccctcctccagctcccacagagtaggagtgtatctggactggccagccggcactctgtccttctatagagcctcctctgacacactgacccacctgtacACATTCCacaccacattcactgagcccctctatccagggtttcaTCTTTGGGGTTGTAGCGCCTCAGTGTCCCTGTGTCAGGTGGATCTGAGTAACAAtcacctgaaggattcaggagtgaagctgctctctgctggactggggaatccccactgtaaactggagactctgaggtcagtattcctgtag